In Carya illinoinensis cultivar Pawnee chromosome 9, C.illinoinensisPawnee_v1, whole genome shotgun sequence, the following are encoded in one genomic region:
- the LOC122276726 gene encoding UDP-N-acetylglucosamine diphosphorylase 2 isoform X3: MREPQGAVGIESNNYATSPPQALLERLKDYGQEDAFALWDELSPEERDLLVKEIENLDLPRIDRIIRCSVQSQGLPAAAIEPVPESSVSTVEERTLEQRERWWKMGLKAISDGKLAVLLLSGGQGTRLGSSDPKGCFNIGLPSGKSLFQLQAERILCVQRLAAQATSEASAGSVQIHWYIMTSPFTDDATRKFFESHKFFGLEADQVTFFQQGTIPCVSKDGRFIMETPYKVSKAPDGNGGVYSALKSSRLLEDMATRGIKYLDCYGVDNALVRVADPTFLGYFIDKGVAAAAKVVRKAYPQEKVGVFVRRGKGGPLTVVEYSELDSSLASAINQQTGRLRFCWSNVCLHMFSLDFLNQVANGLEKDSM; encoded by the exons ATGAGGGAACCACAGGGTGCGGTGGGGATTGAGAGCAACAACTACGCAACGTCGCCACCGCAGGCCCTGCTGGAGAGGCTCAAGGATTATGGCCAGGAGGACGCTTTTGCCCTCTGGGACGAGCTCTCCCCCGAGGAACGCGACCTTCTCGTCAAGGAAATCGAG AATTTGGATCTTCCAAGGATCGATCGGATCATTAGATGCTCGGTTCAATCTCAAG GGCTACCAGCAGCGGCGATAGAGCCCGTGCCGGAGAGCAGTGTCTCGACGGTGGAGGAACGAACACTTGAACAGAGAGAGCGATGGTGGAAGATGGGTTTGAAGGCCATCTCGGACGGAAAATTGGCCGTcttgcttttatctggtggccAG GGAACTAGGCTTGGAAGTTCAGATCCAAAAGGGTGTTTCA ACATTGGGCTTCCATCTGGCAAATCACTGTTTCAGCTTCAAGCTGAGCGGATTTTATGTGTTCAAAGACTCGCTGCCCAAGCTACAAGTGAGG CTTCTGCTGGATCAGTGCAAATACATTGGTATATAATGACCAGTCCATTTACCGATGATGCCACACGCAAATTTTTTGAAAGTCATAAATTCTTTGGTCTAGAAGCTGACCAA GTCACCTTCTTTCAGCAAGGCACCATACCTTGTGTTTCAAAAGATGGTAGATTTATTATGGAGACTCCATATAAA GTGTCTAAGGCTCCAGATGGGAATGGAGGAGTATATTCAG CTCTAAAATCTTCAAGATTGTTAGAAGATATGGCCACGAGAGGGATTAAATACTTGGATtgctatggagttgacaatgcaCTG GTCCGTGTAGCTGATCCTACTTTCTTGGGCTATTTCATTGATAAAGGTGTAGCTGCTGCTGCAAAAGTTGTTCGTAAG GCATATCCCCAAGAAAAGGTTGGTGTGTTTGTAAGGCGTGGTAAAGGCGGTCCTCTTACCGTAGTTGAATATAGTGAGTTAGACTCATCACTGGCTTCTGCAATCAATCAGCAGACTGGACGTCTTCGATTTTGTTGGAGTAAT GTGTGCTTACACATGTTTAGCTTGGATTTTCTAAACCAAGTGGCAAATGGCCTTGAGAAAGACAGCAT GTAA
- the LOC122277364 gene encoding uncharacterized protein LOC122277364, with product MAQIMCLLWWPKNTATTKSGGASAGSTTASTNSMSTTAVSSTCLATDVSPSHCCCLTKLVRKLKKHSRGLRATTSRHSSFQCRYDPLSYSLNFDTTGSGGLLDEDYHQFCSFSSRFVANPRNPSPRLVLATASH from the coding sequence ATGGCCCAAATAATGTGTCTCCTTTGGTGGCCAAAGAACACTGCCACCACAAAAAGTGGCGGTGCTTCAGCTGGCAGCACCACTGCCTCCACCAACAGTATGAGTACCACCGCCGTGTCAAGCACTTGCCTAGCAACCGATGTCTCGCCGTCGCATTGTTGTTGTCTAACCAAACTGGTGAGGAAACTAAAGAAACATAGCCGAGGCCTGCGCGCCACGACTAGTCGACACAGTTCATTCCAGTGCCGATACGATCCATTGAGCTATTCTCTCAACTTTGATACCACTGGAAGTGGAGGCTTGTTGGATGAAGATTACCATCAGTTCTGCTCCTTCTCTTCTAGGTTTGTGGCCAACCCAAGAAACCCTTCTCCAAGACTAGTACTGGCCACTGCTTCTCACTAG
- the LOC122276726 gene encoding UDP-N-acetylglucosamine diphosphorylase 2 isoform X1: MREPQGAVGIESNNYATSPPQALLERLKDYGQEDAFALWDELSPEERDLLVKEIENLDLPRIDRIIRCSVQSQGLPAAAIEPVPESSVSTVEERTLEQRERWWKMGLKAISDGKLAVLLLSGGQGTRLGSSDPKGCFNIGLPSGKSLFQLQAERILCVQRLAAQATSEASAGSVQIHWYIMTSPFTDDATRKFFESHKFFGLEADQVTFFQQGTIPCVSKDGRFIMETPYKVSKAPDGNGGVYSALKSSRLLEDMATRGIKYLDCYGVDNALVRVADPTFLGYFIDKGVAAAAKVVRKAYPQEKVGVFVRRGKGGPLTVVEYSELDSSLASAINQQTGRLRFCWSNVCLHMFSLDFLNQVANGLEKDSIYHLAEKKIPSIHGHTMGLKLEQFIFDAFPYAPSTALFEVIREEEFAPVKNANGSNFDTPDSARLLVLRLHSRWVVAAGGFLTHSVPLYATGVEVSPLCSYAGENLEAICRGRTFHAPCEISF; this comes from the exons ATGAGGGAACCACAGGGTGCGGTGGGGATTGAGAGCAACAACTACGCAACGTCGCCACCGCAGGCCCTGCTGGAGAGGCTCAAGGATTATGGCCAGGAGGACGCTTTTGCCCTCTGGGACGAGCTCTCCCCCGAGGAACGCGACCTTCTCGTCAAGGAAATCGAG AATTTGGATCTTCCAAGGATCGATCGGATCATTAGATGCTCGGTTCAATCTCAAG GGCTACCAGCAGCGGCGATAGAGCCCGTGCCGGAGAGCAGTGTCTCGACGGTGGAGGAACGAACACTTGAACAGAGAGAGCGATGGTGGAAGATGGGTTTGAAGGCCATCTCGGACGGAAAATTGGCCGTcttgcttttatctggtggccAG GGAACTAGGCTTGGAAGTTCAGATCCAAAAGGGTGTTTCA ACATTGGGCTTCCATCTGGCAAATCACTGTTTCAGCTTCAAGCTGAGCGGATTTTATGTGTTCAAAGACTCGCTGCCCAAGCTACAAGTGAGG CTTCTGCTGGATCAGTGCAAATACATTGGTATATAATGACCAGTCCATTTACCGATGATGCCACACGCAAATTTTTTGAAAGTCATAAATTCTTTGGTCTAGAAGCTGACCAA GTCACCTTCTTTCAGCAAGGCACCATACCTTGTGTTTCAAAAGATGGTAGATTTATTATGGAGACTCCATATAAA GTGTCTAAGGCTCCAGATGGGAATGGAGGAGTATATTCAG CTCTAAAATCTTCAAGATTGTTAGAAGATATGGCCACGAGAGGGATTAAATACTTGGATtgctatggagttgacaatgcaCTG GTCCGTGTAGCTGATCCTACTTTCTTGGGCTATTTCATTGATAAAGGTGTAGCTGCTGCTGCAAAAGTTGTTCGTAAG GCATATCCCCAAGAAAAGGTTGGTGTGTTTGTAAGGCGTGGTAAAGGCGGTCCTCTTACCGTAGTTGAATATAGTGAGTTAGACTCATCACTGGCTTCTGCAATCAATCAGCAGACTGGACGTCTTCGATTTTGTTGGAGTAAT GTGTGCTTACACATGTTTAGCTTGGATTTTCTAAACCAAGTGGCAAATGGCCTTGAGAAAGACAGCAT TTACCATCTTGCTGAGAAGAAAATTCCTTCTATCCACGGGCATACGATGGGATTAAAACTAGAGCAGTTTATTTTTGATGCATTTCCTTATGCTCCTTCAACTGCACTTTTTGAG GTAATACGGGAAGAGGAGTTTGCACCTGTAAAAAATGCCAACGGGTCAAATTTTGACACCCCGGATAGTGCTAGGCTTCTTGTTCTCCGGCTCCATAGTCGTTGGGTAGTTGCTGCGGGTGGCTTCTTAACACATTCAGTGCCCTTATATGCAACTG GTGTGGAGGTATCACCACTATGTTCTTATGCTGGAGAAAACCTAGAAGCTATATGCCGCGGAAGAACATTTCATGCGCCTTGTGagatttcattttag
- the LOC122276727 gene encoding urease accessory protein D isoform X2, which yields MKSDGNVVVEKVGGRSTVTRCFSKYPLKFIIPNKVGPSKTDAVWIYSLTYGGGIVSGDSISCELTIGEGCTTVLTTQASTKVYKSMGSKCSEQALEARIGSDAILAVVPDPVTCFSTARYSQKQVFRVVSDSNLVIVDWITSGRHESGERWDFDLYKSTNRILLEGDLPLFLDTVLLERGSIASIAERMQDYQVIAMVVLFGPKMKHIQNQVQEDVKKIMSEQE from the exons ATGAAGAGCGATGGAAACGTGGTGGTGGAGAAGGTAGGAGGGAGATCGACAGTGACGAGGTGCTTCTCAAAGTATCCCCTTAAATTCATCATTCCCAATAAG GTGGGTCCCTCCAAAACCGATGCTGTTTGGATTTACAGCCTCACCTATGGTGGTGGCATTGTCTCC GGTGATTCTATCTCGTGTGAATTAACCATTGGAGAAGGTTGCACCACTGTCCTAACAACCCAAGCTTCAACAAAG GTATACAAGAGTATGGGATCCAAGTGCTCTGAACAAGCGTTGGAG GCAAGAATCGGGAGCGATGCTATTTTGGCCGTTGTTCCAGACCCAGTAACTTGTTTTTCCACGGCAAGATACTCTCAGAAACAGGTCTTTAGGGTGGTTTCAGACTCGaatttggttattgttgattgGATTACCAGTGGACGCCATGAAAGTGGAGAAAGATGGGATTTTGATCTTTATAAGAGCACCAACCGCATACTCTTAGAAGGTGATCTGCCTTTGTTTCTAGATACG GTGCTTCTAGAGCGAGGAAGCATTGCCTCAATTGCAGAACGCATGCAGGACTACCAAGTCATTGCAATGGTTGTTCTCTTTGG GCCAAAGATGAAGCACATTCAGAACCAAGTTCAAGAAGATGTGAAGAAGATAATGTCTGAGCA GGAATAG
- the LOC122276727 gene encoding urease accessory protein D isoform X1: MKSDGNVVVEKVGGRSTVTRCFSKYPLKFIIPNKVGPSKTDAVWIYSLTYGGGIVSGDSISCELTIGEGCTTVLTTQASTKVYKSMGSKCSEQALEARIGSDAILAVVPDPVTCFSTARYSQKQVFRVVSDSNLVIVDWITSGRHESGERWDFDLYKSTNRILLEGDLPLFLDTVLLERGSIASIAERMQDYQVIAMVVLFGPKMKHIQNQVQEDVKKIMSEQLRVPSSSLGHQIMNKSKHYLMKPSFIASASVFGPKGIGVVVRIAAMTTESVYKFLQQQLASMEPLIGVSPYR, encoded by the exons ATGAAGAGCGATGGAAACGTGGTGGTGGAGAAGGTAGGAGGGAGATCGACAGTGACGAGGTGCTTCTCAAAGTATCCCCTTAAATTCATCATTCCCAATAAG GTGGGTCCCTCCAAAACCGATGCTGTTTGGATTTACAGCCTCACCTATGGTGGTGGCATTGTCTCC GGTGATTCTATCTCGTGTGAATTAACCATTGGAGAAGGTTGCACCACTGTCCTAACAACCCAAGCTTCAACAAAG GTATACAAGAGTATGGGATCCAAGTGCTCTGAACAAGCGTTGGAG GCAAGAATCGGGAGCGATGCTATTTTGGCCGTTGTTCCAGACCCAGTAACTTGTTTTTCCACGGCAAGATACTCTCAGAAACAGGTCTTTAGGGTGGTTTCAGACTCGaatttggttattgttgattgGATTACCAGTGGACGCCATGAAAGTGGAGAAAGATGGGATTTTGATCTTTATAAGAGCACCAACCGCATACTCTTAGAAGGTGATCTGCCTTTGTTTCTAGATACG GTGCTTCTAGAGCGAGGAAGCATTGCCTCAATTGCAGAACGCATGCAGGACTACCAAGTCATTGCAATGGTTGTTCTCTTTGG GCCAAAGATGAAGCACATTCAGAACCAAGTTCAAGAAGATGTGAAGAAGATAATGTCTGAGCAGTTACGTGTTCCTTCCTCTTCCTTGGGCCACcaaataatgaataaatctaAGCATTACTTGATGAAACCAAGCTTTATTGCTTCTGCCAGTGTCTTTGGTCCGAAG GGAATAGGTGTCGTTGTCCGTATAGCTGCAATGACAACTGAATCTGTTTATAAATTTCTACAACAACAATTGGCTAGCATGGAGCCATTGATTGGGGTGTCACCATATAGATAA
- the LOC122276726 gene encoding UDP-N-acetylglucosamine diphosphorylase 1 isoform X2, translated as MLGSISRLLSEVLGLPAAAIEPVPESSVSTVEERTLEQRERWWKMGLKAISDGKLAVLLLSGGQGTRLGSSDPKGCFNIGLPSGKSLFQLQAERILCVQRLAAQATSEASAGSVQIHWYIMTSPFTDDATRKFFESHKFFGLEADQVTFFQQGTIPCVSKDGRFIMETPYKVSKAPDGNGGVYSALKSSRLLEDMATRGIKYLDCYGVDNALVRVADPTFLGYFIDKGVAAAAKVVRKAYPQEKVGVFVRRGKGGPLTVVEYSELDSSLASAINQQTGRLRFCWSNVCLHMFSLDFLNQVANGLEKDSIYHLAEKKIPSIHGHTMGLKLEQFIFDAFPYAPSTALFEVIREEEFAPVKNANGSNFDTPDSARLLVLRLHSRWVVAAGGFLTHSVPLYATGVEVSPLCSYAGENLEAICRGRTFHAPCEISF; from the exons ATGCTCGGTTCAATCTCAAG GCTTTTATCTGAGGTTTTAGGGCTACCAGCAGCGGCGATAGAGCCCGTGCCGGAGAGCAGTGTCTCGACGGTGGAGGAACGAACACTTGAACAGAGAGAGCGATGGTGGAAGATGGGTTTGAAGGCCATCTCGGACGGAAAATTGGCCGTcttgcttttatctggtggccAG GGAACTAGGCTTGGAAGTTCAGATCCAAAAGGGTGTTTCA ACATTGGGCTTCCATCTGGCAAATCACTGTTTCAGCTTCAAGCTGAGCGGATTTTATGTGTTCAAAGACTCGCTGCCCAAGCTACAAGTGAGG CTTCTGCTGGATCAGTGCAAATACATTGGTATATAATGACCAGTCCATTTACCGATGATGCCACACGCAAATTTTTTGAAAGTCATAAATTCTTTGGTCTAGAAGCTGACCAA GTCACCTTCTTTCAGCAAGGCACCATACCTTGTGTTTCAAAAGATGGTAGATTTATTATGGAGACTCCATATAAA GTGTCTAAGGCTCCAGATGGGAATGGAGGAGTATATTCAG CTCTAAAATCTTCAAGATTGTTAGAAGATATGGCCACGAGAGGGATTAAATACTTGGATtgctatggagttgacaatgcaCTG GTCCGTGTAGCTGATCCTACTTTCTTGGGCTATTTCATTGATAAAGGTGTAGCTGCTGCTGCAAAAGTTGTTCGTAAG GCATATCCCCAAGAAAAGGTTGGTGTGTTTGTAAGGCGTGGTAAAGGCGGTCCTCTTACCGTAGTTGAATATAGTGAGTTAGACTCATCACTGGCTTCTGCAATCAATCAGCAGACTGGACGTCTTCGATTTTGTTGGAGTAAT GTGTGCTTACACATGTTTAGCTTGGATTTTCTAAACCAAGTGGCAAATGGCCTTGAGAAAGACAGCAT TTACCATCTTGCTGAGAAGAAAATTCCTTCTATCCACGGGCATACGATGGGATTAAAACTAGAGCAGTTTATTTTTGATGCATTTCCTTATGCTCCTTCAACTGCACTTTTTGAG GTAATACGGGAAGAGGAGTTTGCACCTGTAAAAAATGCCAACGGGTCAAATTTTGACACCCCGGATAGTGCTAGGCTTCTTGTTCTCCGGCTCCATAGTCGTTGGGTAGTTGCTGCGGGTGGCTTCTTAACACATTCAGTGCCCTTATATGCAACTG GTGTGGAGGTATCACCACTATGTTCTTATGCTGGAGAAAACCTAGAAGCTATATGCCGCGGAAGAACATTTCATGCGCCTTGTGagatttcattttag
- the LOC122276728 gene encoding 50S ribosomal protein L7/L12-like — protein sequence MSFILRRHSLPNGLSRKAVVGLNTINFNGFTRSFSQPAIEEESEEEVEIDQRRLPTDYDPATFDPTEHRSPPTERVFRLVDEVSGLTLAEACQLGAIIMRKMGMKEPPTVGVMKPGAAGLAGITGKAPTAAKEEKQPEKTVFELKLESYEAAAKIKVIKEVRSFTDLGLKEAKDLVEKTPSVFKRGVSKEEGEQIIEKMKALGAKVVME from the coding sequence ATGAGCTTCATTTTAAGAAGGCATAGTCTGCCTAATGGGTTGTCCAGAAAAGCTGTGGTAGGACTAAATACCATTAACTTCAATGGGTTCACCCGAAGCTTTAGTCAACCTGCAATTGAAGAGGAAAGTGAGGAAGAAGTGGAGATTGATCAGAGAAGGCTCCCTACTGATTATGACCCAGCTACTTTCGATCCTACAGAGCATCGTAGTCCTCCAACTGAACGTGTTTTTAGGCTTGTAGATGAAGTTTCAGGACTCACATTGGCTGAAGCTTGCCAGCTGGGAGCCATAATTATGAGAAAAATGGGAATGAAGGAACCACCAACAGTGGGGGTCATGAAACCCGGAGCTGCTGGGTTGGCTGGAATTACAGGGAAGGCACCAACCGCAGCCAAGGAGGAGAAGCAACCAGAAAAGACTGTTTTTGAATTGAAACTGGAGTCCTATGAAGCTGCTGCAAAGATCAAGGTAATCAAGGAGGTTAGGAGTTTCACCGATTTGGGTCTCAAGGAAGCCAAAGACTTGGTGGAGAAGACCCCTTCAGTTTTCAAAAGAGGAGTATCAAAGGAAGAAGGTGAACAAATAATTGAGAAGATGAAAGCTCTTGGGGCCAAGGTTGTCATGGAATGA